One segment of Stenotrophomonas sp. SAU14A_NAIMI4_8 DNA contains the following:
- a CDS encoding MetQ/NlpA family ABC transporter substrate-binding protein codes for MKKTLLLPLFAAALALTACGKSGEPSQKLVVAATAVPHAEILEVVKPILKQEGVELDVRVFNDYVQPNDQLVQKQVDANYFQTEPYLDAYNRDRKTDLTKVIGVHIEPFGAYSRKVKSLAELREGADVVIPNDPSNNSRALILLHKAGVIELKDPTNALSTQRDIVSNPKKLKFRELDSAMLPRVLDQVDLALINTNYALDAGLNPTQDALAIESKDSPYVNFLVARPDNKDDARVQKLAKALTSPQVKTFIETKYKGAVLPAF; via the coding sequence ATGAAGAAGACCCTGTTGCTGCCCCTGTTCGCCGCTGCGCTGGCCCTGACCGCCTGCGGCAAGTCCGGTGAGCCCTCGCAGAAACTGGTGGTGGCCGCCACGGCGGTGCCGCACGCGGAGATCCTGGAGGTGGTCAAGCCGATCCTGAAGCAGGAAGGCGTGGAACTTGACGTGCGCGTGTTCAATGACTACGTGCAGCCCAACGACCAGCTGGTGCAGAAGCAGGTGGACGCCAATTACTTCCAGACCGAACCGTACCTGGATGCCTACAACCGCGATCGCAAGACCGACCTGACCAAGGTGATCGGCGTGCACATCGAGCCTTTCGGTGCGTACTCGCGCAAGGTGAAGTCGCTGGCCGAGCTGCGCGAAGGTGCCGACGTGGTCATCCCCAACGATCCCAGCAACAACAGCCGCGCGCTGATCCTGCTGCACAAGGCCGGGGTGATCGAGCTGAAGGACCCGACCAACGCGCTTTCCACCCAGCGCGACATCGTGTCCAACCCGAAGAAGTTGAAGTTCCGCGAGCTGGATTCGGCCATGCTGCCGCGCGTGCTGGACCAGGTGGACCTGGCCCTGATCAACACCAACTACGCGCTGGATGCCGGCCTGAACCCGACCCAGGATGCACTGGCGATCGAGAGCAAGGATTCGCCGTACGTGAACTTCCTGGTGGCGCGCCCGGACAACAAGGACGATGCGCGCGTGCAGAAGCTGGCCAAGGCGCTGACCAGCCCGCAGGTGAAGACCTTCATCGAAACCAAGTACAAGGGCGCGGTGCTGCCGGCGTTCTGA
- a CDS encoding DUF481 domain-containing protein, which translates to MSLRLSLLVPLLLCAPLAYAQDASELAAMTSPWSGSGGELGFASARGNSSTESFNGSLRLRYTDDDWVHTMDLFGLRSSSKVTETNDDGTTTRRTNTTANRYTGSAGSALQLGEHRQLSAKVRFERDDFATYDRRSSFGLGYGTRLWNTDRFYFDALIGPGVSRTHSTEDDRTRTGLIGQGQFELKYSLTDNTDLINNLLVESGSYNTFGQNDFGVSVSMNEHLALKAGWQARYNSDVADDKRKTDTLTTMNVVYKFK; encoded by the coding sequence ATGTCCCTGCGTTTGTCCCTGCTGGTCCCCCTGCTGCTGTGCGCGCCGCTAGCCTACGCGCAGGACGCATCCGAGCTGGCGGCGATGACCTCGCCATGGAGTGGCAGCGGCGGCGAGCTGGGCTTCGCGTCGGCACGCGGCAACAGCAGCACCGAAAGCTTCAACGGCAGCCTGCGCCTGCGCTACACCGACGATGACTGGGTGCACACCATGGATCTGTTCGGCCTGCGCTCCAGTTCCAAGGTGACCGAAACCAACGACGACGGCACCACCACGCGCCGCACCAACACCACGGCCAACCGTTACACCGGCAGCGCCGGCAGCGCATTGCAGCTGGGCGAACACCGCCAGCTGTCGGCCAAGGTGCGTTTCGAGCGCGATGACTTCGCCACCTATGACCGCCGCAGCTCGTTCGGCTTGGGCTACGGTACCCGCCTGTGGAACACCGACCGCTTCTACTTCGACGCGCTGATCGGCCCGGGTGTCAGCCGTACCCACAGCACCGAAGACGACCGCACCCGTACCGGCCTGATCGGCCAGGGCCAGTTCGAGCTGAAGTATTCGCTGACCGACAACACCGACCTGATCAACAACCTGCTGGTGGAATCGGGCTCGTACAACACCTTCGGCCAGAACGACTTCGGCGTGTCGGTGAGCATGAACGAACACCTGGCACTGAAGGCCGGCTGGCAGGCGCGTTACAACAGCGACGTAGCCGACGACAAGCGCAAGACCGATACCCTGACCACGATGAACGTGGTCTACAAGTTCAAATAA
- a CDS encoding LytTR family DNA-binding domain-containing protein, translating into MRVVIADDEPLARERLRSLLAAQEGIEVVAEAGNGEQALHACAELQPDLVLLDIAMPGLDGLEAARHLASFEPRPAVVFCTAYDAHALSAFEAAAIDYLMKPVRAERLAAAIARARTFLAGRDGQPQHNGGQARSMLCARLRGSLRLIPLDDIHYLQAEEKYVVVHHARGEDLIEESLKSLEEEFASRFVRIHRNCLVARHELVELRRGTGGQVQAVLRHGKQPLEVSRRCVATLKQEVRHL; encoded by the coding sequence GTGAGGGTGGTCATCGCCGATGACGAACCGCTGGCCCGTGAACGCCTGCGCAGCCTGCTGGCCGCGCAGGAGGGCATCGAGGTAGTGGCCGAAGCCGGCAACGGTGAGCAGGCGCTGCACGCCTGTGCGGAACTGCAGCCGGACCTGGTGCTGCTGGACATCGCCATGCCGGGGCTGGACGGCCTGGAAGCGGCCCGCCACCTGGCCAGTTTCGAGCCGCGCCCGGCGGTGGTGTTCTGCACGGCCTACGATGCACACGCGCTGTCGGCGTTCGAAGCGGCGGCCATCGACTACCTGATGAAGCCGGTACGCGCCGAGCGGCTGGCCGCGGCGATCGCCCGCGCACGGACGTTCCTGGCCGGTCGTGATGGCCAGCCGCAGCACAACGGTGGCCAGGCCCGCAGCATGCTGTGCGCGCGCCTGCGCGGCAGCCTGCGCCTGATTCCGCTGGACGATATCCACTACCTGCAGGCCGAAGAGAAGTACGTGGTGGTGCACCACGCACGCGGCGAAGACCTGATCGAGGAATCGCTGAAGTCGCTGGAGGAGGAGTTTGCCAGCCGCTTCGTACGCATTCATCGCAACTGCCTGGTGGCGCGCCACGAGCTGGTGGAACTGCGGCGTGGCACGGGCGGGCAGGTGCAGGCGGTGCTTCGGCATGGCAAGCAGCCGCTGGAAGTCAGCCGCCGCTGCGTGGCCACGCTGAAGCAGGAAGTACGGCATCTGTAG
- a CDS encoding DUF2628 domain-containing protein codes for MNAVDLSRFSPKWQFRFAFYQQHGAPKEPGFKQAWKALSFGDRLKINLNFFAFFFGAIYLFILGMWRKAIVVIGINIVLMALAFVLPEIVARALFIATNFLVASSTNYAYYLEQVKGSTSWNPFEGMF; via the coding sequence ATGAATGCCGTAGACCTCTCCCGCTTCAGTCCGAAGTGGCAGTTCCGCTTTGCCTTCTACCAGCAGCACGGCGCCCCCAAGGAGCCGGGCTTCAAGCAGGCCTGGAAGGCCCTGTCCTTCGGCGACCGGCTGAAGATCAACCTGAACTTCTTCGCCTTCTTCTTCGGCGCCATCTACCTGTTCATCCTGGGCATGTGGCGCAAGGCGATCGTGGTGATCGGCATCAACATCGTGCTGATGGCGCTGGCCTTCGTACTGCCGGAAATCGTCGCCCGCGCCCTGTTCATCGCCACCAATTTCCTGGTGGCCTCCAGCACCAACTACGCCTACTACCTGGAACAGGTGAAGGGCAGCACCAGCTGGAACCCGTTTGAAGGAATGTTCTGA
- the hemC gene encoding hydroxymethylbilane synthase, with the protein METVRIATRKSPLALWQSEHVADRLRQAHPGLHVELVPMSTRGDEVLDRSLAAIGGKGLFLKELELAMLRGEADCAVHSLKDVPMELDAPFALPAMLTRHDPADGFVSNLYASLDALPIGARVGTSSLRRQAQLRALRPDLQLLDLRGNVNTRLAKLDNGGYDAIVLAVAGLERLGLGNRIVARLQPPQWLPAPAQGAVAVECDGGNARLMALFAGLDDAGTRACVEAERAMNRALHGSCHVPVAAIAQWQGDALHLQGLVGSASDGRAVRAEAVGPGSDPDTLGQQVAKMLLDAGAGELLNV; encoded by the coding sequence ATGGAAACCGTCCGCATCGCCACCCGCAAGAGCCCGCTCGCCCTCTGGCAGAGCGAACACGTCGCCGACCGCCTGCGCCAGGCCCACCCGGGCCTGCACGTGGAACTGGTACCGATGAGCACCCGCGGCGATGAGGTGCTGGACCGCTCGCTGGCCGCCATCGGCGGCAAGGGCCTGTTCCTGAAGGAACTGGAGCTGGCCATGCTGCGCGGTGAGGCCGATTGCGCGGTGCATTCGCTGAAGGATGTGCCGATGGAACTGGATGCGCCCTTCGCGCTGCCGGCCATGCTGACCCGGCACGACCCGGCCGATGGCTTCGTCTCCAACCTCTATGCCTCGCTGGATGCGCTGCCCATCGGTGCCCGCGTGGGCACGTCCTCGCTGCGCCGCCAGGCCCAGTTGCGCGCACTGCGCCCCGACCTGCAGCTGCTGGATCTGCGCGGCAACGTGAACACACGCCTGGCCAAGCTGGACAACGGCGGCTACGACGCCATCGTGCTGGCGGTGGCCGGGCTGGAGCGCCTGGGGCTGGGCAACCGCATCGTGGCGCGCCTGCAGCCGCCGCAGTGGCTGCCGGCGCCGGCGCAGGGCGCGGTGGCGGTGGAGTGCGATGGTGGCAATGCGCGCCTGATGGCTTTGTTTGCGGGCCTGGATGACGCGGGCACGCGTGCCTGCGTGGAAGCCGAGCGGGCGATGAACCGCGCGCTGCATGGTAGCTGCCATGTGCCGGTGGCGGCCATCGCCCAATGGCAGGGCGATGCTCTGCACCTGCAGGGCCTGGTGGGCAGTGCCAGCGATGGCCGCGCGGTGCGCGCCGAAGCGGTCGGGCCGGGCAGCGATCCGGATACGCTGGGCCAGCAGGTAGCGAAGATGCTGCTCGATGCCGGCGCCGGCGAACTGCTGAACGTCTGA
- a CDS encoding methyl-accepting chemotaxis protein: protein MSPSRSTAARRPGSIAHKLMLGTALIALLCFGLTAFLIYRQASSSLINASRQTMASEANAEARKVAADLGTAFASNDAMAEAVLAQRARGDVPDRASLAAIIGEQLHAHPEWLGKSTMWEADAFDGKDAEFVNTEAHDATGRYMSYWAWQDGKPTQSPMTDYTDSASGSADWYVGPSRDKLPKVSEPYAYDIGGQQVLMSTLSTPIVENGTFLGVFTVDFSLAALQKHLATLAPMGAGRVELLSPKGVVLAAANPAEIGKPRSDAGTRAMLQQIAADKTVEAFEPDDAGNVRLYVPLKIGNAPQRFALGVVVPHAVIVAEARQLLWLTLLVGVVAALTLSAGVYVLLRRLAIRPLAEAVRIAGDVAAGKLDSAMPARSNDEVGRLLEAMQAMRGQLQAVMAAQAEMAQRHDAGQISYRMDASAFPGEYGRMVADSNQLVASSNAVTQRLVEVMQRYAVGDLSVDMEALPGEKAVFTAAMATTKDNLGAINDQIQQLAAAAAAGDFAVRGDAQRFEHDFRRMVETLNTMMQVSDHNLAALSTLLRAIAAGDLSTRMQGDFHGVFAVMRDDANSTVQQLTQIVGQIQQSAASIRLAAGEIASGNNDLSRRTETQAANLEETAASMEELTSTVRQNAEHAQQANSLAASAAGVASEGGQVVGQVVQTMEQIESSSQRIAEIISVIDGIAFQTNILALNAAVEAARAGEQGRGFAVVASEVRALAQRSAGAAKEIKELIDASVAHVGAGAQLVHGAGRTMQDIVGQVGRVNEIMAEISAASREQSAGIEQVNQTVVQMDETTQQNAALVEEATAAARAMEEQAEQLAVAVSRFRLQADATAAKVLRAA from the coding sequence ATGTCGCCTTCCCGTTCTACGGCTGCCCGTCGCCCCGGCAGCATTGCCCACAAGCTGATGCTGGGCACCGCGCTGATCGCACTGCTGTGCTTCGGCCTGACCGCCTTCCTGATCTACCGCCAGGCCAGCAGCAGCCTGATCAACGCCTCGCGCCAGACCATGGCCAGCGAGGCCAATGCCGAGGCACGCAAGGTCGCCGCCGACCTGGGCACGGCCTTTGCCAGCAACGACGCCATGGCCGAGGCCGTCCTGGCCCAGCGCGCGCGCGGCGATGTGCCCGACCGCGCCAGCCTGGCCGCCATCATCGGCGAGCAGCTGCACGCGCACCCGGAATGGCTGGGCAAGAGCACCATGTGGGAAGCCGATGCCTTCGATGGCAAGGACGCCGAATTCGTGAACACCGAGGCGCACGACGCCACCGGTCGCTACATGAGCTACTGGGCCTGGCAGGACGGCAAGCCGACCCAGTCGCCCATGACCGACTACACCGACAGCGCCAGTGGCTCTGCCGACTGGTACGTGGGCCCCAGCCGCGACAAGCTGCCCAAGGTCAGCGAACCCTACGCCTACGACATCGGCGGCCAGCAGGTGCTGATGAGCACGCTGAGCACGCCGATCGTGGAAAACGGCACGTTCCTGGGTGTGTTCACCGTTGATTTCTCGCTGGCGGCCCTGCAGAAGCACCTGGCCACGCTGGCACCGATGGGCGCCGGCCGGGTCGAGCTGCTGTCGCCCAAGGGCGTGGTGCTGGCCGCGGCCAACCCGGCGGAGATCGGCAAGCCGCGCAGCGATGCCGGCACCCGCGCCATGCTGCAGCAGATTGCCGCCGACAAGACCGTGGAAGCCTTCGAGCCGGACGATGCCGGCAATGTGCGCCTGTACGTGCCGCTGAAGATCGGCAACGCACCGCAGCGATTTGCCCTGGGCGTGGTGGTGCCGCATGCAGTGATCGTGGCCGAAGCGCGCCAGCTGCTGTGGCTGACCCTGCTGGTGGGCGTGGTTGCCGCGCTGACCCTGAGTGCCGGCGTGTACGTGCTGCTGCGCCGCCTGGCGATCCGTCCGCTGGCCGAAGCCGTGCGCATCGCTGGCGATGTGGCCGCCGGCAAGCTGGATTCGGCCATGCCCGCGCGCAGCAACGATGAAGTGGGCCGGTTGCTGGAGGCGATGCAGGCCATGCGTGGCCAGCTGCAGGCGGTCATGGCCGCCCAGGCCGAGATGGCGCAGCGCCACGATGCCGGGCAGATCAGCTACCGCATGGATGCGTCGGCATTCCCGGGCGAGTACGGCCGCATGGTGGCCGACAGCAACCAGCTGGTGGCGTCCAGCAATGCGGTCACCCAGCGCCTGGTGGAAGTGATGCAGCGCTACGCCGTGGGCGACCTGAGCGTGGACATGGAAGCGCTGCCGGGCGAAAAGGCGGTGTTCACCGCGGCCATGGCCACCACCAAGGACAACCTGGGCGCGATCAACGATCAGATCCAGCAGCTGGCCGCCGCTGCCGCCGCCGGTGATTTCGCCGTGCGCGGCGATGCCCAGCGCTTCGAGCATGATTTCCGCCGCATGGTGGAAACCCTGAACACCATGATGCAGGTGAGCGACCACAACCTGGCCGCGCTGTCCACGCTGCTGCGCGCGATCGCCGCCGGCGACCTCAGCACGCGCATGCAGGGTGATTTCCACGGTGTGTTCGCGGTGATGCGCGACGATGCCAACAGCACCGTGCAGCAGCTGACCCAGATCGTCGGCCAGATCCAGCAGTCGGCCGCCAGCATCCGCCTGGCCGCCGGCGAGATTGCATCGGGCAACAACGATCTGTCGCGCCGTACCGAAACGCAGGCGGCCAACCTGGAAGAAACCGCCGCGTCGATGGAAGAGCTGACCTCCACCGTGCGCCAGAACGCCGAACACGCCCAGCAGGCCAACAGCCTGGCGGCGTCGGCGGCTGGCGTGGCCAGCGAAGGCGGGCAGGTGGTCGGCCAGGTGGTGCAGACCATGGAACAGATCGAAAGCTCGTCGCAGCGTATTGCCGAAATCATTTCGGTCATCGATGGCATCGCCTTCCAGACCAATATCCTGGCGCTGAACGCCGCGGTGGAAGCGGCGCGTGCCGGCGAGCAGGGCCGCGGTTTCGCCGTGGTTGCCAGCGAAGTGCGCGCGCTGGCACAGCGCTCGGCGGGCGCGGCCAAGGAGATCAAGGAGCTGATCGATGCCTCGGTGGCCCATGTCGGTGCCGGTGCGCAGCTGGTGCACGGCGCCGGCCGCACCATGCAGGACATCGTGGGCCAGGTGGGCCGGGTGAACGAGATCATGGCCGAGATCTCGGCCGCCTCGCGCGAGCAGTCCGCCGGCATCGAGCAGGTGAACCAGACCGTGGTGCAGATGGACGAAACCACCCAGCAGAACGCCGCGCTGGTGGAAGAAGCCACGGCCGCCGCGCGGGCCATGGAAGAGCAGGCCGAACAGCTGGCGGTGGCGGTGTCGCGCTTCCGCCTGCAGGCCGATGCCACGGCGGCGAAGGTGCTGCGCGCAGCCTGA
- a CDS encoding YafY family protein, with amino-acid sequence MDRYERITALHRLLKSARYPVTVATLQDKLACSRATVYRDLAFLRDALMAPIEGDGEAGFRYQADESDRFELPGLWLSSEELHALLASQHLLARTGGGVLSSVLAPLQQRIEGLLAAQAGVSSWPVDRVRVIPHRGRKFDEASFRTVASAVLERKQLAFEYRARSTDEPTRRTVSPQRLTHYRDNWYLDAWDHDREALRSFAVDRVYKARVVDEGARDVADTELDEQLGASYGIFSGAPKGWATILFSAKAARWVADEHWHSKQQGRFLPDGRYELKVPYSVSRELLMDVLHYGSDAEIVEPVMLREQAKALLDLALSNYEKS; translated from the coding sequence ATGGACCGATACGAACGCATCACCGCCCTGCATCGTCTGCTCAAGTCCGCTCGCTACCCGGTGACGGTGGCGACGCTGCAGGACAAGCTTGCCTGTTCCCGCGCCACCGTCTACCGCGACCTGGCCTTCCTGCGCGATGCGCTGATGGCGCCGATCGAGGGCGATGGCGAGGCCGGCTTCCGCTACCAGGCCGATGAAAGCGATCGTTTCGAGCTGCCGGGCCTGTGGCTCAGCTCGGAAGAACTGCATGCCCTGCTGGCCTCGCAGCACCTGCTGGCGCGCACCGGCGGTGGCGTGCTGTCGTCGGTGCTGGCGCCGCTGCAGCAGCGTATCGAGGGTCTGCTGGCGGCCCAGGCCGGCGTGTCCAGCTGGCCGGTGGACCGGGTGCGGGTCATTCCGCACCGCGGCCGCAAGTTCGACGAAGCCAGCTTCCGCACCGTGGCTTCGGCGGTGCTGGAGCGCAAGCAGCTGGCATTTGAATACCGCGCCCGCTCCACCGACGAGCCGACCCGGCGCACGGTGTCACCGCAGCGCCTGACCCACTACCGCGACAACTGGTACCTGGATGCCTGGGACCATGACCGCGAAGCCCTGCGCAGTTTCGCCGTCGATCGCGTGTACAAGGCGCGGGTGGTGGACGAAGGCGCCAGGGACGTGGCCGACACCGAACTGGACGAGCAGCTGGGCGCCAGCTACGGCATCTTCTCCGGCGCGCCCAAGGGCTGGGCGACCATCCTGTTCAGCGCCAAGGCGGCGCGCTGGGTGGCCGACGAGCACTGGCATTCCAAGCAGCAGGGGCGTTTCCTGCCCGATGGCCGCTATGAACTGAAAGTGCCCTACAGTGTCTCGCGCGAGCTGCTGATGGACGTGCTGCACTATGGCTCCGACGCCGAGATCGTCGAACCGGTGATGCTGCGCGAGCAGGCCAAGGCGCTGCTTGACCTGGCCCTGAGCAACTACGAAAAATCCTGA
- a CDS encoding alpha/beta hydrolase produces MLQTVEQETGASPQWSVIWLHGLGADGHDFAPIVPELVRPHWPALRFVFPHAPVRPITINNGVPMRGWYDIVGMDFRSRADMAGVRESMAQLDALIAREIERGIAADHIFLAGFSQGGAVILSAALARTAPLAGLIALSTYLPDAQSATRVEGAVDVPVFMAHGTGDPVIPLPVAEHSAQVLRDLGLQPQWHSYPMAHQVCAEEIDALGDWLQQRLGVA; encoded by the coding sequence ATGCTGCAAACGGTGGAACAGGAAACCGGCGCTTCGCCGCAGTGGTCGGTCATCTGGCTGCACGGCCTGGGCGCCGACGGCCATGACTTCGCACCCATCGTGCCGGAACTGGTACGCCCGCACTGGCCGGCGCTGCGCTTCGTGTTCCCGCATGCGCCGGTGCGGCCGATCACCATCAACAATGGTGTGCCGATGCGCGGTTGGTACGACATCGTCGGCATGGACTTCCGTTCGCGCGCCGACATGGCCGGCGTGCGTGAATCGATGGCGCAGCTGGACGCGCTGATCGCCCGCGAGATCGAGCGCGGCATCGCCGCCGACCACATCTTCCTGGCGGGCTTCTCGCAGGGGGGCGCGGTGATCCTGAGCGCCGCGCTGGCGCGCACCGCACCGCTGGCCGGCCTGATCGCGCTGTCCACCTACCTGCCCGACGCGCAGAGCGCCACCCGTGTGGAAGGCGCCGTGGACGTGCCGGTGTTCATGGCCCACGGCACCGGCGATCCGGTCATTCCGCTGCCGGTGGCCGAGCACAGCGCGCAGGTGCTGCGCGACCTGGGGCTGCAGCCGCAGTGGCACAGCTATCCGATGGCCCACCAGGTCTGCGCCGAGGAAATCGACGCGCTGGGCGATTGGCTGCAGCAACGGCTGGGCGTGGCCTGA
- the mdoH gene encoding glucans biosynthesis glucosyltransferase MdoH: MEVQTHIPSTGNPELDAGWALLPAESPLVMPEQSLGEGALKVRRHRTSPRLIGLRRLYILGGTAVMTAAATRMMWRVLSGNGISVLEACLLVLFVGLFAWIALSFASAVAGFLTAVFDRGYRLGIDPDKPLPVVHSRTALLMPTYNEDPRRLLAGLRAIYESVAATGQLQRFDFFVLSDTRREDIARAEEQVFNELRELVPDGQVRLFYRRRSDNSGRKAGNIADWVRRFGGAYPQMLILDADSLMTGDSIVRLVAGMEHNADVGLIQTLPSVIGGRTLFARMQQFGGRVYGPVIARGVAWWHGAESNYWGHNAIIRTRAFADHAGLPALPGRKPFGGHVLSHDFVEAALMRRGGWAAHMVPYLGGSYEEGPPTLTDLLVRDRRWCQGNLQHGKVVGSRGLHWISRVHMLIGIGHYFTAPMWGMLMLIGIAIPLFQEGIDFNAVLHLSPSVYWRAQDEVQVVRLFGATMAVLLMPKVLGYLAMLLDPVDRRGCGGAIRAFVSMLVETVLAALMAPVVMYVQSRGVAEVLSGRDSGWDAQQRDDGGISWWALVRGYGGLGLFGAFMGLLAWAVSPSLAAWMAPVVIGMVLAIPVVALTSSRAPGAFLHRLGLLDIPEENLPPPVLVRAAQLRREAAEQPPLY; the protein is encoded by the coding sequence ATGGAAGTTCAAACCCACATTCCGAGCACGGGCAACCCGGAGCTGGATGCCGGCTGGGCCCTGCTGCCTGCCGAATCGCCGCTGGTCATGCCCGAGCAGAGCCTGGGTGAGGGCGCGCTGAAGGTGCGCCGCCATCGCACTTCGCCGCGCCTGATCGGCCTGCGCCGCCTGTACATCCTGGGCGGCACCGCCGTGATGACCGCCGCCGCCACCCGCATGATGTGGCGGGTGCTGTCGGGCAATGGCATCAGCGTGCTGGAAGCCTGCCTGCTGGTGCTGTTCGTCGGCCTGTTCGCCTGGATCGCGCTGTCCTTTGCCAGTGCCGTGGCCGGCTTCCTGACCGCGGTGTTCGACCGCGGCTACCGCCTGGGCATCGACCCGGACAAGCCGCTGCCGGTGGTGCACAGCCGTACCGCGCTGCTGATGCCCACCTACAACGAAGATCCGCGCCGCCTGCTGGCCGGCCTGCGTGCCATCTATGAATCGGTGGCGGCCACCGGCCAGTTGCAGCGCTTCGATTTCTTCGTGCTCAGTGACACCCGCCGCGAGGACATCGCCCGCGCCGAAGAGCAGGTGTTCAACGAACTGCGCGAGCTCGTGCCTGACGGCCAGGTGCGTTTGTTCTACCGCCGCCGCAGCGACAACAGCGGCCGCAAGGCCGGCAACATCGCCGATTGGGTGCGCCGCTTCGGCGGTGCCTACCCGCAGATGCTGATCCTGGACGCCGACAGCCTGATGACCGGCGACAGCATCGTGCGCCTGGTGGCCGGCATGGAACACAACGCCGACGTCGGCCTGATCCAGACCCTGCCGTCGGTGATCGGCGGTCGTACGTTGTTCGCCCGCATGCAGCAGTTCGGCGGGCGCGTGTACGGCCCGGTCATCGCCCGCGGCGTGGCCTGGTGGCACGGTGCCGAGAGCAATTACTGGGGTCACAACGCAATCATCCGCACCCGCGCCTTCGCCGACCACGCCGGGTTGCCGGCGCTGCCGGGGCGCAAGCCCTTCGGCGGCCACGTGCTCAGCCACGATTTCGTGGAAGCGGCGCTGATGCGCCGCGGTGGCTGGGCCGCGCACATGGTGCCGTACCTGGGCGGCAGCTATGAGGAAGGCCCGCCCACCCTGACCGATCTGCTGGTGCGCGACCGCCGCTGGTGCCAGGGCAACCTGCAGCACGGCAAGGTGGTGGGAAGCCGTGGCCTGCACTGGATCAGCCGGGTACACATGCTGATCGGCATCGGCCATTACTTCACCGCGCCGATGTGGGGCATGTTGATGCTGATCGGCATCGCCATCCCGCTGTTCCAGGAAGGCATCGATTTCAATGCGGTGCTGCATCTGTCGCCCAGCGTCTACTGGCGTGCGCAGGATGAAGTGCAGGTGGTGCGGTTGTTCGGCGCCACCATGGCCGTGCTGCTGATGCCCAAGGTGCTGGGCTACCTGGCCATGCTGCTGGACCCGGTGGACCGTCGTGGCTGCGGCGGCGCGATCCGTGCGTTCGTGTCGATGTTGGTGGAAACCGTGCTGGCGGCGCTGATGGCGCCGGTGGTGATGTACGTGCAGTCGCGCGGGGTGGCCGAAGTGCTGTCCGGGCGCGATTCGGGCTGGGATGCGCAGCAGCGCGACGACGGCGGCATTTCCTGGTGGGCGCTGGTACGCGGCTACGGTGGGCTGGGCCTGTTCGGCGCGTTCATGGGCCTGCTGGCGTGGGCCGTGTCGCCGTCACTGGCGGCCTGGATGGCGCCGGTGGTGATCGGCATGGTGCTGGCCATTCCGGTGGTGGCGCTGACCTCCTCGCGTGCGCCCGGTGCCTTCCTGCACCGCCTGGGCCTGCTGGACATTCCCGAAGAGAACCTGCCGCCGCCGGTGCTGGTGCGCGCTGCGCAGCTGCGCCGCGAGGCCGCCGAGCAGCCGCCGCTGTACTGA
- a CDS encoding sensor histidine kinase, with protein MAAASAAPWMPELCRLPRLAAMLGLAELVVVVLALAPDGSRHWTLGELASASGFALWLALAVSISLCALRRPLSRLPESLGAVAAVALAALIAVACAAIIHALYAVLGDNFTRGISFLRFTLGSAATTALITALALRYFYVSDRWAAQLQANARAQADALQARIRPHFLFNSMNLIASLLHRDPAVAERAVLDLSDLFRAALGAGEGDATLREECELAERYLSIESLRLGDRLQVRWQRDEPLPWELPMPRLVLQPLVENAVLHGISRLPEGGTIELHLARQGDELQITVRNPAPDPQAPGLALARGAGHAQHSIGHRLAWRFGRGARMTAGWSEGYYACQVTVPIQ; from the coding sequence ATGGCCGCTGCCAGCGCCGCCCCATGGATGCCGGAACTGTGCCGCCTGCCGCGGCTGGCCGCCATGCTGGGCCTGGCCGAGCTGGTCGTGGTGGTGCTGGCGCTGGCGCCCGATGGCAGCCGGCACTGGACGCTGGGCGAGCTGGCTTCGGCCAGCGGCTTCGCGCTGTGGCTGGCGCTGGCTGTCAGCATCAGCCTGTGCGCGCTGCGGCGGCCGTTGTCACGCCTGCCCGAATCGCTGGGTGCCGTCGCCGCCGTGGCCCTGGCGGCGCTGATCGCCGTGGCCTGTGCGGCCATCATCCATGCGTTGTATGCGGTCCTGGGTGACAACTTCACCCGCGGCATCAGCTTCCTGCGCTTCACCCTGGGCAGTGCCGCCACCACCGCGCTGATCACCGCGCTGGCGCTGCGCTATTTCTATGTGAGTGATCGCTGGGCCGCGCAGCTGCAGGCCAATGCACGCGCACAGGCCGATGCGCTGCAGGCGCGCATCCGCCCGCACTTCCTGTTCAACAGCATGAACCTGATCGCCAGCCTGCTGCACCGTGACCCGGCCGTGGCCGAGCGCGCGGTGCTGGATTTGTCCGATCTGTTCCGTGCGGCGCTGGGCGCGGGCGAGGGCGATGCCACCCTGCGCGAAGAATGTGAACTGGCCGAGCGCTACCTGTCCATTGAGTCGCTGCGACTGGGCGATCGCCTGCAGGTGCGCTGGCAACGCGACGAACCGCTGCCGTGGGAGCTGCCGATGCCACGCCTGGTGCTGCAGCCATTGGTGGAAAACGCGGTGCTGCATGGCATTTCACGGTTGCCGGAAGGTGGCACGATTGAACTGCACCTGGCCCGGCAGGGTGATGAACTGCAGATCACCGTGCGCAATCCCGCACCTGACCCGCAGGCGCCGGGGCTGGCCCTGGCACGTGGCGCCGGCCATGCCCAGCACAGCATTGGCCATCGCCTGGCCTGGCGCTTCGGCCGCGGTGCGCGGATGACGGCAGGCTGGAGCGAAGGCTACTATGCCTGCCAGGTGACAGTGCCGATCCAATGA